The Leucoraja erinacea ecotype New England unplaced genomic scaffold, Leri_hhj_1 Leri_1529S, whole genome shotgun sequence genome includes a window with the following:
- the LOC129715935 gene encoding palmitoyltransferase ZDHHC8-like, whose product MRTVAMQRQLEYTRCTADSVDVSGVLDAPEVMINGTIFTSKWCHICKIYRPPRCRHCYSCDVCIEDLDHHCFFLKKCIGKRNHRFFYTLLFSLTVYFLLMFSFCTIFLVKNPNALFLSKITTFILATISLLASVPLFFFFAFHTYLIAAGMTTYEQILRTYKSDKNPFHKGCWRNFTALLFGNQLSSCKTVTEVTEVTVIPGHLVECPSVSSKCADTTSTTFISILSRSNAVVPLPVTFVPTLPNRPQSAPLPTFSYLNENSGAPFQTLSSQLVYLPVTTLSTHSPDNTHASSLSL is encoded by the exons ATGCGTACTGTTGCAAtgcaacgccaactggagtacacacgGTGCactgcag attctgtCGACGTCAGTGGGGTTCTGGATGCACCAGAGGTGATGATCAATGGCACCATATTTACCAGCAAGTGGTGCCATATCTGTAAGATCTACCGTCCCCCAAGATGTCGACACTGCTACAGCTGCGATGTGTGTATAGAG GATCTTGACCATCACTGTTTCTTCCTTAAAAAGTGCATTGGGAAAAGAAATCATCGTTTTTTCTACACTTTACTCTTTTCCTTAACCGTCTATTTTCTTCTCATGTTTTCCTTCTGCACTATCTTTCTAGTGAAAAATCCCAATGCACTATTTCTATCCAAGATCACCAC TTTTATTCTTGCTACAATTTCGCTTCTTGCTTCTGTACCGTTATTTTTCTTTTTCGCTTTCCACACTTACCTCATCGCAGCTGGAATGACCACGTATGAGCAG ATTTTGAGGACATATAAAAGCGACAAGAATCCTTTTCACAAAGGATGTTGGAGAAACTTTACTGCCCTGTTGTTCGGTAACCAGCTATCGAG ttgtaAAACAGTGACTGAAGTCACTGAAGTCACTGTGATCCCAGGTCATCTGGTGGAATGTCCATCCGTCAGTTCAAAGTGTGCAGACACCACATCTACGACTTTTATATCCATCCTATCTCGTTCCAATGCTGTTGTTCCACTACCTGTCACTTTTGTTCCTACTTTGCCCAACCGCCCTCAAAGTGCCCCCTTGCCCACTTTCTCTTACCTTAATGAAAACTCTGGTGCTCCATTTCAAACTCTTTCCTCTCAACTGGTCTATTTACCTGTTACCACATTATCTACCCATTCCCCTGACAATACTCACGCCAGCTCCCTCTCCTTATAA